Sequence from the Candidatus Aminicenantes bacterium genome:
CGCTTTTTTGAAAAGTTCCTCGAGACGCGGCTGGGCGCGGAGCCGGGCCGCCCGCACCCGCGGATAGCGGCTCTGTTCTTCCTGGAACGATCCGACCAGCGAATTCCCAGCGGCCAGCAGAAGTAAGATGGACACGACAAATGTGAACGCCCGCCTGCGCACGATCATACCGGCATCCTCCTCATGGCCGTCATTATATCATTCCCGGTTGATTTTTTGGCTGTCCTGCGCCATAATCCGCTCCGGGGAAAGGAGGAAACATGAGAACCTTTTATTTGCTGCTGCTCATCCTGCTCGTCGGCGTCACCGCCCTGTTCGCGCTGCAGAACCTGCGGACGATCACCGTTTCGTTTTTCGACTGGAGCGTGACGCTGCCGATCGCCGCGGTTGTTGCCGGGGCCTATCTGCTGGGCATGCTCAGCGGCGGCAGCGTTCTGGCTTTCATGCGCCGGTTGCTGCAGCGGGCAAAAAAATCCTAAAGCAAATTAAGACTGCCTGACCGGCTCATGCGCATGAAGAAAATTTCCCTACCGGCCTTCGCCCCGCGCACGAAAAGAACGCTGCGTATCGGTGCACGCGTGCTGCTGGGCGCCATGCTGGCCGTATCCGTTCTGTTCTTTTCCCTGCGGAATGTCATTTTGAATGACGTTTTGGACAAGAAGATCGG
This genomic interval carries:
- a CDS encoding LapA family protein → MRTFYLLLLILLVGVTALFALQNLRTITVSFFDWSVTLPIAAVVAGAYLLGMLSGGSVLAFMRRLLQRAKKS